One segment of Niabella beijingensis DNA contains the following:
- a CDS encoding N-acetylmuramoyl-L-alanine amidase family protein, whose protein sequence is MKKFISPFLLFILTAGCFSVIAAQQGNSGAKSGAVKTIIVDAGHGGSDVGAEGLQTTEAAITLQVARKLATAMRNQLKGINILETRTTSALPGGLSNSVAANRYRADFANRNNGDLFISLHCNAAGRRPGGWYIKKVVGREAHTKTVTVGKGKKKKKVKKTYYVNKYEDVWVENKARGTETYIWAVGKNEQKVNSMKNIDDDDKDYYNEETGDGADAPPMPDSNDPAERVRMLIYTQNYFRKSYSLATLVEKNFIADGRTSRGVQQRNHKGIWVLQATGMPSVLVEMGFISNKEDEAYLVSSQGQEEIVNSILDAVKTYIEKYSTTAPQSLAAAGKAD, encoded by the coding sequence ATGAAAAAATTTATAAGTCCGTTTCTATTATTTATACTTACTGCAGGATGTTTTTCTGTTATTGCTGCCCAGCAGGGTAATTCCGGGGCAAAGTCGGGTGCTGTTAAAACGATCATTGTAGACGCGGGACATGGAGGAAGCGATGTGGGGGCAGAAGGGCTTCAGACCACTGAAGCGGCGATTACCCTGCAGGTGGCCAGAAAGCTGGCAACGGCCATGAGGAACCAGTTGAAGGGAATCAATATCCTGGAAACAAGGACCACTTCTGCATTACCGGGCGGGCTGTCAAATTCTGTTGCGGCCAACCGTTACCGGGCGGATTTTGCCAACCGGAACAATGGCGACCTGTTTATTTCCCTCCATTGCAACGCGGCGGGGAGAAGGCCCGGAGGCTGGTATATAAAAAAGGTCGTGGGAAGGGAGGCGCATACAAAAACAGTAACCGTAGGGAAGGGCAAAAAGAAAAAAAAGGTAAAAAAGACCTATTATGTAAACAAATACGAGGATGTATGGGTTGAAAACAAGGCAAGGGGTACAGAAACCTATATCTGGGCTGTTGGAAAAAATGAGCAGAAGGTCAACTCGATGAAAAATATCGATGATGACGACAAGGACTACTACAACGAAGAAACCGGCGATGGTGCCGATGCCCCTCCGATGCCGGATTCAAACGATCCTGCTGAACGGGTACGGATGCTGATCTATACACAGAACTATTTCAGAAAAAGCTATTCACTGGCCACACTTGTGGAAAAGAATTTTATTGCTGACGGGCGTACCAGCAGGGGTGTACAGCAGCGCAACCATAAGGGTATCTGGGTGCTTCAGGCTACCGGAATGCCAAGCGTTCTGGTAGAAATGGGCTTTATCAGCAATAAAGAGGATGAAGCCTACCTGGTCAGCTCCCAAGGTCAGGAAGAAATTGTGAACAGTATACTGGACGCAGTTAAAACATACATTGAAAAATACAGCACCACAGCTCCGCAGTCCCTTGCAGCAGCAGGTAAAGCAGACTGA
- a CDS encoding TlpA disulfide reductase family protein, protein MNRLIFFFALMLPLCTMAQKLTLTGTVDGLPDNTDVLLIDLENSSSTIGTTKSKGGGFVLSAKLEAPTILGLMVGDTMKTAVFLGNENVKVAGSVKTKMDDWNFTGSKTQDDFTEFQDVFIPKFEKINQVGMELQSGTGGEGLNDALKTQIDEIQKQVDLFITKHPSSPVSAMVILSTIGFTEDVALLEKRAAMLGKDAMATAMGGQLKKALVDARFNAVGSIATDFMQKDTSGKEVSLAQFRGKYVLVDFWASWCGPCRRENVNLVKTFKKYKDKDFTVLGVSLDEEKEPWLAAIKKDALTWTQVSDLKGWENEVAQKYRITAIPRNFLLGPDGKILAKDLRGEDLEHKLAELLDKK, encoded by the coding sequence ATGAACAGACTTATTTTCTTTTTTGCATTGATGCTGCCTTTGTGCACGATGGCCCAGAAATTGACACTTACAGGAACCGTAGACGGATTGCCGGACAATACCGACGTGTTACTGATTGACCTGGAGAATTCCTCTTCAACCATTGGTACCACCAAATCCAAAGGGGGCGGTTTTGTATTGTCCGCAAAGCTGGAAGCTCCCACGATCCTCGGGCTGATGGTAGGGGATACGATGAAGACCGCTGTTTTCCTGGGAAATGAGAATGTGAAAGTGGCCGGATCTGTAAAAACAAAAATGGATGACTGGAATTTCACCGGATCAAAAACACAGGACGATTTCACCGAGTTTCAGGATGTTTTTATACCCAAATTCGAAAAGATCAACCAGGTGGGTATGGAGCTGCAGTCCGGAACGGGTGGTGAGGGCCTGAATGATGCTTTGAAAACCCAGATTGACGAAATCCAGAAGCAGGTAGATCTTTTTATTACAAAGCACCCCTCTTCACCGGTAAGCGCCATGGTGATCTTATCCACGATCGGCTTTACAGAGGATGTGGCACTCCTGGAAAAAAGGGCGGCAATGCTGGGAAAGGATGCGATGGCCACCGCGATGGGCGGACAGCTGAAAAAGGCATTGGTGGATGCACGTTTTAATGCGGTAGGCAGTATCGCCACAGATTTTATGCAAAAGGATACCAGTGGTAAGGAAGTATCTCTGGCACAGTTCCGTGGCAAATATGTGCTGGTGGATTTCTGGGCCAGCTGGTGTGGTCCCTGCCGCAGGGAGAATGTGAACCTGGTAAAAACATTTAAAAAATATAAGGATAAGGACTTTACCGTGCTGGGCGTTTCCCTGGACGAAGAAAAGGAGCCCTGGCTGGCTGCAATAAAAAAGGATGCGCTCACCTGGACACAGGTAAGTGACCTGAAGGGCTGGGAAAATGAAGTGGCCCAGAAATACCGGATCACTGCTATCCCACGCAACTTCCTGCTGGGGCCCGACGGAAAGATCCTTGCAAAGGACCTGCGCGGGGAAGACCTTGAACACAAACTGGCCGAACTGCTGGATAAAAAATAG
- a CDS encoding MlaD family protein: MKISNELKVGVLAVIAITALIFGFRFLKGKDIFNHNPKIYAIFRSVGGLEKSNFVKINGLAIGSVYKIEPADANVSAIRVTLSITEDVNIPANSVAYISGSLLGASEVVIDKGNSKEYLGDEAEIKTRVEEGLLGDLSSEAKPLMGKVRTVADSLTLLLSHFNNTLDVPTQRNLQEAIAHLKNTVGSLNLLLSSVQKPLAASLDNMSVFTESLKRNNGQVDQILGNVNALTGNLSKLQLEQTLDTLSTTVVALRDAVNKISSPEGSIGALMNDRQLYNRLNGVALSAEILLDDIRVHPKRYVNISVFGKKNKAGELTAPAIKDTVPR, translated from the coding sequence ATGAAAATATCAAATGAACTTAAGGTGGGTGTATTGGCCGTGATAGCTATTACCGCCCTGATATTCGGGTTCAGGTTTTTAAAGGGAAAGGATATTTTTAACCACAATCCCAAAATTTACGCAATATTCAGATCGGTAGGCGGACTGGAGAAGTCCAACTTCGTAAAAATAAACGGTCTTGCCATCGGTTCGGTATATAAAATTGAGCCGGCGGATGCCAATGTAAGCGCGATCAGAGTTACCCTGAGTATTACCGAGGATGTGAATATTCCTGCGAATTCCGTCGCCTATATTTCCGGAAGTCTGCTGGGAGCATCAGAGGTAGTGATCGACAAAGGGAACTCCAAAGAGTATCTTGGTGATGAGGCCGAGATCAAAACCCGGGTGGAAGAAGGGTTGCTGGGCGATCTTTCGTCTGAGGCCAAACCGCTGATGGGGAAGGTGAGAACCGTGGCGGACTCACTCACATTGCTGTTGTCTCATTTCAATAATACGCTGGATGTGCCTACACAGCGCAACCTCCAGGAGGCCATCGCGCACCTGAAAAATACCGTTGGCTCACTGAACCTCCTGTTGTCAAGTGTTCAGAAGCCGCTGGCGGCGTCGCTGGATAATATGAGCGTTTTTACAGAGTCCTTAAAAAGGAATAACGGACAGGTGGACCAGATCCTGGGTAATGTGAACGCATTAACAGGTAATCTTTCAAAGCTGCAGCTGGAGCAGACACTGGATACGCTTAGTACGACGGTGGTGGCGCTGCGCGATGCAGTGAACAAGATCTCCAGTCCTGAAGGAAGCATCGGCGCACTGATGAACGACCGGCAGTTGTATAACCGGTTGAATGGAGTGGCACTGAGTGCCGAAATCCTGCTGGATGATATCCGGGTGCATCCCAAACGCTATGTGAACATTTCTGTTTTTGGCAAGAAAAATAAGGCAGGTGAGCTTACTGCACCTGCAATAAAGGATACGGTTCCCCGATAA
- a CDS encoding sigma-70 family RNA polymerase sigma factor — MNIDVLNLIEGDKQAFNAIYYAFQPQVYNYVLNKIGNSYFAEEVTQLTFIKLWERRKQVAVDIDIGIQVFRIAKTVLIDQLRKMCRKKNDIRYLEASTMIQDPDNHLLNNISYKDTYRRLDKILDALPPARKRVFELSRLAGLSHKEISELLQISPKTVENHITKALKYIKPLWNTTVMIMILFNR, encoded by the coding sequence ATGAACATTGACGTACTGAATCTAATCGAAGGCGACAAACAGGCATTTAACGCTATTTATTATGCATTTCAACCTCAGGTGTATAATTATGTTCTGAATAAAATAGGGAACAGTTATTTTGCGGAGGAGGTTACACAGCTCACTTTTATAAAATTGTGGGAGCGGCGAAAGCAGGTGGCTGTGGACATTGACATCGGCATTCAGGTCTTCCGGATCGCCAAAACCGTGCTGATCGATCAGCTGAGGAAAATGTGCCGGAAGAAAAATGACATCCGGTACCTTGAGGCAAGTACCATGATCCAGGACCCGGACAATCATTTGTTAAACAATATCAGCTACAAAGATACGTACAGACGGTTGGACAAAATACTGGATGCACTGCCGCCCGCGCGGAAACGGGTATTTGAATTGAGCAGGCTGGCAGGGCTTTCGCATAAGGAAATCTCCGAATTATTACAGATCAGTCCAAAAACAGTGGAGAACCACATTACAAAAGCATTAAAGTACATCAAACCTCTTTGGAATACAACGGTTATGATTATGATTCTTTTTAATCGATGA
- a CDS encoding OstA-like protein, producing MYNSLFLKYSLFLVLLIGAGIAGAQQPAGTPVDIIHADSISLKKANDSTELTILVGSVVMKQGTTIFKCDRCVKNDRTRTFEAWGNVHINDSDTTNIYSGHLRYLIEKQIAYLDKDVKLTDGHATLTTPDLEYNMSTNIAIYKNGGKVVNKKTVITSKEAFYYTDLKDVFFKKNVLVNDPGYRITTDSLQYNTENQIARFIALTHIKDSTNATIDTRAGYYNLKSGDAQFGQRPLINDGKGVTVEADNVSLDNGFAKAEGNAVVIDTIRKTTLIGNLIYQNRTTEAVLATLKPLMIIKQGEDSIYITADTLFSAKLTDLYAVSPALGGDRIRITPDSAAVPSDSLLPVVSKAADIVPGTDSTGISGNEKKLPLPAALEPEKPATARDSIPARAIAEVPKVLTHAELLSKPGETPPRQTTGVPALPAQGKNAVKEKPADNDSTNRYFEGFHHVRIFSDSLQAVCDSLFYSFKDSTFRLYQDPVVWGKASQITGDTILLHTKNKQMDRFEAFKRGFMINHVEDQAYNQVKATRLDGYFTDGNMDSVRAKGSAECIYYVQDEDSSYIGVNQTKSDILDAYFSNKELKKVVLRSEASGTLYPLKDKSPDEMRLPDFKWREAERPKTKYELLQ from the coding sequence ATGTATAACTCCCTTTTTCTGAAATACAGCCTGTTTCTTGTTCTGCTGATAGGGGCAGGTATCGCAGGTGCTCAGCAACCGGCGGGCACTCCGGTAGATATCATTCATGCCGACAGCATTTCATTAAAAAAGGCGAACGACAGCACCGAACTTACCATACTGGTGGGTAGTGTGGTGATGAAACAGGGGACCACGATTTTTAAATGCGACCGTTGTGTGAAAAACGACCGCACCCGTACCTTTGAGGCCTGGGGCAATGTCCACATCAACGATTCCGATACTACAAATATCTATTCCGGTCATTTACGGTATCTTATAGAAAAGCAGATCGCTTACCTGGATAAGGATGTAAAGCTGACCGACGGACACGCTACACTTACCACCCCCGACCTGGAATACAATATGAGCACCAATATCGCCATTTATAAGAATGGCGGGAAGGTGGTTAATAAAAAAACGGTGATCACCAGTAAGGAGGCTTTTTACTATACAGATCTTAAAGATGTCTTTTTCAAGAAAAATGTACTGGTGAATGATCCCGGATACCGGATCACCACCGACTCGCTGCAATACAATACCGAAAACCAGATCGCCCGCTTTATCGCATTGACGCATATAAAGGACAGTACAAATGCGACCATCGACACCCGGGCCGGTTATTATAACCTCAAGAGTGGTGATGCGCAGTTCGGACAACGTCCGCTGATCAATGACGGGAAAGGCGTAACGGTAGAGGCGGATAATGTTTCCCTGGACAATGGATTTGCCAAAGCGGAAGGAAATGCTGTGGTGATTGACACCATCCGTAAAACAACACTTATCGGTAACCTTATTTACCAGAACAGGACGACCGAAGCCGTACTGGCTACGCTAAAGCCGCTGATGATCATAAAGCAGGGGGAAGACTCGATCTATATTACCGCCGATACATTGTTCAGCGCAAAACTGACCGACCTGTATGCCGTGTCGCCGGCGCTGGGAGGAGACCGCATCCGGATAACGCCGGATTCCGCAGCTGTGCCTTCAGATTCCCTGCTGCCGGTTGTATCAAAAGCAGCTGACATAGTGCCCGGGACGGATTCCACCGGTATATCCGGCAATGAGAAGAAGCTCCCGCTGCCGGCCGCACTTGAGCCGGAAAAGCCGGCAACTGCCCGGGACAGCATTCCCGCCCGGGCAATAGCCGAAGTGCCCAAGGTATTAACGCATGCGGAGCTGCTCTCCAAACCGGGAGAAACCCCGCCCAGGCAAACCACAGGAGTTCCCGCACTGCCGGCACAGGGAAAAAATGCAGTAAAGGAAAAACCGGCGGATAACGACAGTACGAACCGCTATTTTGAAGGCTTTCACCACGTAAGGATCTTCAGCGATTCGCTCCAGGCGGTATGCGACAGCCTGTTCTACTCCTTTAAGGATTCCACCTTCCGTTTATACCAGGATCCCGTTGTATGGGGAAAGGCCAGCCAGATAACAGGAGACACCATCCTGCTGCATACGAAGAACAAGCAAATGGACCGGTTTGAAGCCTTTAAAAGGGGATTTATGATCAATCATGTGGAGGATCAGGCATACAACCAGGTAAAAGCTACCAGACTGGACGGATATTTCACGGATGGTAACATGGACTCCGTTCGGGCAAAAGGCTCTGCCGAATGTATTTACTATGTTCAGGATGAGGACAGCTCCTATATCGGTGTCAACCAGACAAAATCCGATATCCTGGATGCCTATTTTTCCAATAAAGAACTGAAAAAGGTGGTGTTGAGAAGCGAAGCCAGCGGAACCCTCTATCCTCTAAAGGATAAATCACCGGATGAAATGCGGTTACCTGATTTTAAATGGCGAGAGGCAGAACGGCCCAAAACAAAATACGAACTGCTGCAGTAA
- the trpB gene encoding tryptophan synthase subunit beta, with protein sequence MQASYKEPDEQGYYGEFGGAYIPEMLYRNVEELRENYLKIIADPAFQKEYHLLLTDYAGRETPLYYAGRLSQKYGTNVYLKREDLCHTGAHKVNNTIGQILVAERLGKKRIIAETGAGQHGVATATVCALKGLECIVYMGEKDIERQAPNVARMKMLGATVIPAKSGSKTLKDATNEAIRDWINNPNDTFYIIGSVVGPHPYPDMVARFQSVISKEIRAQLAEKTGSELPAAVIACVGGGSNAAGTFYHFLDEPAVAIYAVEAAGCGIDTDKSAAATQLGKPGILHGSRSYLMQTEDGQVEEPYSISAGLDYPGIGPMHANLFVTGRGNFLNATDEEALQAAFELAELEGIIPALESAHALAALNKIRFAKEDNVVVCLSGRGDKDMETYMRYMDRHSK encoded by the coding sequence ATGCAGGCATCATATAAGGAACCGGATGAGCAGGGATATTATGGAGAATTTGGAGGCGCTTATATTCCGGAAATGTTGTATCGGAATGTGGAAGAACTGCGGGAAAACTATCTTAAGATCATAGCCGACCCGGCTTTTCAGAAAGAATACCATTTGTTGCTGACCGACTATGCCGGCCGGGAAACCCCGCTGTATTATGCAGGACGCCTGAGTCAGAAGTACGGCACCAATGTCTATTTAAAGCGGGAGGATCTTTGTCATACCGGAGCACATAAGGTAAACAATACTATCGGTCAGATACTGGTGGCAGAGCGCCTTGGGAAAAAACGCATTATTGCAGAAACAGGTGCCGGGCAACATGGTGTGGCCACTGCCACCGTATGTGCCTTGAAGGGCCTGGAGTGCATCGTATACATGGGGGAGAAAGATATCGAGCGCCAGGCACCGAATGTAGCAAGGATGAAGATGCTGGGTGCCACCGTGATCCCGGCAAAAAGCGGTAGCAAAACGCTTAAGGATGCCACCAACGAGGCGATCCGGGACTGGATCAATAACCCGAACGATACTTTTTACATCATCGGAAGTGTGGTGGGACCCCATCCTTATCCGGATATGGTGGCCCGCTTCCAGAGCGTGATCAGCAAAGAGATCAGGGCACAGCTGGCGGAAAAGACGGGATCGGAACTGCCGGCCGCTGTTATCGCCTGTGTAGGCGGAGGCAGCAATGCTGCAGGAACCTTTTATCATTTCCTGGATGAACCTGCTGTTGCCATCTACGCCGTGGAAGCAGCCGGATGTGGCATCGATACCGATAAAAGCGCAGCGGCCACGCAGCTGGGAAAACCCGGGATTTTACATGGCAGCAGAAGCTACCTGATGCAGACGGAAGACGGACAGGTGGAAGAACCCTATAGCATTTCTGCGGGGCTTGACTATCCCGGCATCGGGCCCATGCACGCCAACCTGTTTGTGACCGGCAGGGGCAATTTTTTAAATGCAACGGACGAAGAGGCACTCCAGGCCGCTTTTGAACTGGCGGAACTGGAGGGGATCATCCCGGCGCTGGAAAGCGCGCACGCCCTGGCGGCACTCAATAAGATCCGGTTTGCAAAAGAAGACAATGTTGTCGTTTGTCTGAGCGGACGCGGCGATAAGGACATGGAAACCTACATGCGCTACATGGACAGGCATTCAAAATAA
- the trpA gene encoding tryptophan synthase subunit alpha, with amino-acid sequence MTRLKQLFEQKQQQVLNVYCTAGFPQVDSTLAVMEALQQNGADIIELGMPYSDPLADGEVIQSSSTIALKAGMTISRLFEQLKPMRTRIQIPVVLMGYMNPVLQYGFEKFCADAAAAGVDGLILPDLPPFEFEATYKSIVDRHGLDFIFLVTPETSEARVRKLDALSSGFLYAVSSSSTTGNEKDFSAVEQYLERLAGYNLSNPVLVGFGIKDHETFSRACRFSNGAIIGSAFIKALEGQTDIPGATGKFIKTVLG; translated from the coding sequence ATGACAAGACTGAAGCAACTATTTGAACAAAAGCAGCAGCAGGTGCTGAATGTATATTGTACCGCCGGTTTCCCCCAGGTTGACAGCACACTGGCGGTTATGGAAGCACTGCAGCAGAACGGAGCGGATATCATCGAACTGGGGATGCCCTACAGCGATCCGCTTGCAGATGGGGAAGTGATCCAGAGCAGCAGCACGATCGCTTTAAAAGCGGGAATGACCATCTCCCGGCTGTTTGAACAACTGAAGCCCATGCGTACCCGGATTCAGATACCCGTGGTACTGATGGGATATATGAACCCGGTATTGCAATACGGTTTTGAGAAATTTTGCGCAGATGCAGCAGCGGCCGGTGTCGACGGACTCATCCTCCCGGATCTGCCTCCCTTTGAATTTGAAGCAACTTATAAGTCCATTGTAGATCGTCACGGACTTGATTTTATATTCCTTGTTACACCTGAAACATCCGAAGCCCGTGTACGTAAGCTGGATGCACTGAGCAGTGGGTTCCTTTATGCGGTATCCTCTTCATCAACAACCGGCAATGAAAAAGATTTTTCTGCAGTTGAACAATACCTGGAACGCCTGGCCGGTTACAACCTGAGCAATCCGGTACTGGTAGGTTTCGGAATAAAGGATCATGAAACCTTTTCCAGGGCCTGCCGTTTCTCCAACGGAGCAATCATTGGTTCGGCCTTTATAAAAGCATTGGAAGGGCAAACAGACATTCCCGGTGCTACCGGAAAATTTATTAAAACGGTATTGGGATAA
- a CDS encoding putative LPS assembly protein LptD yields the protein MILMAGKKDVAAVAGSDRQGVPSFSFQKDTVPQKSIKDTLPGNDSLKIADSTKLTTDTGRVKTDTFRLKISKDTLSGPVNYFGQDSIVGFLDSKKINLYGKAKAEYEDMTLTAPEIGIDQTNHIVTAKAGKDSTGEISDYAEMKQGQEEYKSEGMEYNIKTQQGITKGTITQQGEMFIHSDIAKKIDARTMYGQGTFFTTCNLDHPHFGFRARRSKIVNKKLAVTGAVRPEFDSVPVPVYLPFGIYPLYQGRHSGLMTPSFERNDQWGLGLSRLGYYQVINDNWDVQVYGNIYSYGSWMVDVLPTYRKIYKYQGSVKFGLQRYRRNFRGDPDFSLTKTYSFAWTHSSDTRSRPGVSFSANVNMSSTRYNENIPNSNLMNLMNNTAGSSITYSKTWQDKPFNFTASFNHNQNNAARLVTFNFPNMAFTVNTIYPFQKKNSVGTKKWYEQLGIGYQGGFQTAMSFYELADSTKDSLRTRGLYRGTFQRMWDTLQWNGNQSIPITLSLPPILGGAVMISPSISYSQTLVNKKTDYSFIPELDTVIGVATNKIALRQQMSMGISINTALYGTYQFRNKRIQGIRHVIRPNLSLSYTPDMNRNNWQRVQVISKDKKDTSYRYYDKLAGIGSPPVDIFTARRFGGINFGIDNNLEMKVKAKKKPKADSDSTDESTTDGANGVDENGFKKIRLIDGFGFSSSYNMFADSMQLSPFSLYFRTNLFEKINISANGTITPYKLDANGVPTKYYAWQDGRFNIGTLTNASITMSTSFQSKPKDANKAKQREEALNQQMNDPMLQADQQRLLEYMRQNPAEFVDFNTPWSINLSYSLMYTKPNRTTGLSAGNGINSSTNFNGSFNLTPKWNFSVNGAYDFKTKQIQTVGFTISRDLHCWQFSASVSPVGVYKYYNFTISPKSGMLQDLKINRNRSFFNGGPRY from the coding sequence ATGATATTGATGGCTGGTAAAAAAGACGTTGCTGCTGTTGCGGGTTCGGACCGGCAGGGAGTGCCCTCATTTTCCTTTCAAAAAGACACGGTTCCGCAAAAATCCATAAAAGATACGCTTCCGGGCAACGACAGCCTAAAGATAGCCGATTCTACCAAACTGACAACAGATACAGGCCGGGTAAAAACAGATACGTTCCGGTTGAAAATATCCAAAGACACCCTGTCAGGACCGGTGAACTATTTTGGCCAGGATTCCATTGTAGGCTTTCTTGACTCCAAAAAGATCAATCTTTACGGAAAAGCCAAGGCTGAATATGAAGACATGACGCTTACGGCCCCTGAGATCGGCATCGACCAGACCAACCATATTGTAACTGCCAAAGCAGGCAAGGACAGTACGGGCGAAATATCGGATTATGCCGAAATGAAGCAGGGACAGGAAGAATATAAGAGTGAGGGGATGGAATACAATATCAAGACCCAGCAGGGTATTACCAAGGGAACCATTACCCAGCAGGGAGAGATGTTCATTCATTCCGACATTGCAAAAAAGATCGATGCGCGTACGATGTACGGACAGGGTACATTTTTTACCACCTGTAACCTCGATCATCCGCATTTCGGCTTCCGGGCACGCCGCTCAAAAATCGTTAACAAAAAATTAGCGGTTACGGGAGCTGTCCGGCCGGAATTTGACTCGGTACCGGTTCCGGTGTACCTGCCATTTGGTATCTATCCGCTGTATCAGGGTCGCCATTCGGGGCTCATGACCCCCTCTTTTGAGCGGAATGATCAATGGGGGCTGGGACTCTCCCGCCTGGGTTATTACCAGGTGATCAATGATAACTGGGATGTACAGGTATATGGAAATATTTACTCCTACGGAAGCTGGATGGTGGATGTATTGCCCACCTACCGGAAAATTTACAAATACCAGGGATCGGTAAAATTCGGATTACAGCGTTACCGGCGTAATTTCAGGGGCGACCCCGATTTTTCGCTGACCAAGACCTATTCGTTTGCCTGGACCCATTCTTCCGACACCCGCTCTCGTCCGGGGGTCAGTTTTTCTGCCAATGTGAACATGAGCTCCACCCGTTACAATGAGAACATTCCGAACAGTAATCTTATGAACCTGATGAACAACACAGCAGGGTCTTCCATTACTTATTCAAAAACCTGGCAGGATAAGCCCTTTAACTTTACAGCGAGCTTTAACCATAACCAGAACAATGCCGCGCGCCTGGTGACCTTTAATTTCCCCAACATGGCGTTCACGGTGAATACGATTTATCCTTTCCAGAAAAAGAACTCCGTGGGCACCAAAAAATGGTACGAGCAATTGGGGATCGGCTACCAGGGCGGATTCCAGACAGCTATGTCATTTTATGAACTGGCGGATTCAACAAAGGATTCACTGCGTACGCGCGGGCTGTACCGCGGTACTTTCCAGCGTATGTGGGATACACTGCAGTGGAATGGTAACCAGAGCATCCCCATCACCCTTTCCCTGCCTCCGATACTGGGCGGGGCGGTGATGATTTCCCCTTCCATCTCGTACTCGCAAACCCTGGTGAACAAGAAAACCGATTATTCCTTTATCCCCGAACTGGATACAGTTATAGGGGTGGCCACTAACAAGATCGCACTGCGCCAGCAGATGAGCATGGGTATCAGTATCAATACCGCGCTTTACGGAACCTATCAGTTCCGTAACAAACGAATACAGGGCATCCGCCACGTGATCCGCCCCAATCTGTCGCTAAGTTATACACCGGATATGAACCGGAACAACTGGCAGCGGGTTCAGGTGATCTCCAAAGACAAAAAAGATACCTCCTACAGGTATTACGACAAACTGGCTGGTATCGGTTCTCCTCCTGTGGACATATTCACGGCCCGAAGGTTTGGTGGTATCAATTTTGGTATCGACAATAACCTGGAGATGAAGGTAAAGGCGAAGAAAAAGCCCAAGGCAGATTCCGATTCCACGGATGAGAGTACGACCGACGGTGCTAACGGCGTAGATGAGAACGGCTTTAAAAAGATCCGGCTGATCGATGGTTTCGGATTCAGTTCTTCCTATAATATGTTTGCAGATTCGATGCAGTTATCGCCTTTCAGTCTTTATTTCCGTACCAACCTTTTTGAAAAGATCAATATCAGCGCCAATGGTACCATAACCCCCTACAAACTGGATGCGAACGGGGTTCCCACCAAGTACTATGCCTGGCAGGACGGGCGGTTCAATATAGGCACACTGACGAACGCCAGCATTACCATGAGCACCAGCTTCCAGAGCAAGCCCAAAGACGCCAACAAAGCCAAACAGCGGGAAGAAGCCCTGAACCAGCAGATGAATGATCCCATGCTGCAGGCGGATCAGCAACGCCTGCTGGAATACATGCGGCAAAACCCTGCAGAGTTCGTGGACTTCAACACGCCCTGGTCAATAAATCTCTCCTATTCATTAATGTATACAAAGCCCAACCGTACCACGGGCCTCAGCGCGGGGAACGGGATCAATTCCAGCACGAATTTTAACGGCAGTTTCAACCTGACCCCTAAATGGAATTTCAGTGTCAACGGCGCCTATGATTTCAAGACCAAGCAGATCCAGACCGTGGGTTTCACCATTTCGCGCGACCTCCATTGCTGGCAGTTCTCCGCAAGCGTATCGCCGGTGGGTGTATACAAATATTACAATTTTACCATCAGTCCGAAATCGGGTATGCTGCAGGATCTGAAGATCAACCGGAACCGGTCGTTCTTTAACGGCGGACCCCGTTACTGA